From Rhizobium sp. NZLR1, a single genomic window includes:
- a CDS encoding DeoR/GlpR family DNA-binding transcription regulator, translated as MLTSQRKTLILDILRRDGQVIAKRVAEDFSLSEDTIRRDLREMAAEGLLKRVHGGAMPLSPDLPDFTARASVSSEIKARLGAAAAAMVRPGQMIFLDGGTTTAEIARHLPRDMPLTVATHSPTIAAELEYHPTAEVILTGGRLYKHSMVATGAAAAAAISQLRPDLFFLGVTAAHPVHGLSTGDFEEAAIKRHIAGCAAETHVLLTEEKFDLVSPCPVLGISEVAGLIVPAEMTAERLKPYRDLNGAIAAA; from the coding sequence ATGCTGACGTCACAACGCAAAACCCTCATCCTCGACATATTGCGCCGTGATGGCCAGGTGATCGCCAAGCGCGTCGCCGAGGATTTTTCCCTTTCGGAAGACACGATCCGCCGCGATCTCCGGGAAATGGCGGCGGAGGGGCTGTTGAAACGGGTGCATGGCGGCGCGATGCCGCTTTCGCCCGACCTGCCGGATTTCACCGCGCGGGCCAGCGTCTCGTCAGAGATCAAGGCACGGCTCGGAGCTGCTGCGGCGGCGATGGTCAGGCCGGGACAGATGATCTTCCTCGACGGCGGCACGACGACGGCTGAGATCGCCCGGCACTTGCCGCGCGACATGCCGCTGACGGTTGCGACCCACAGCCCGACGATCGCCGCCGAACTCGAGTACCACCCGACCGCCGAGGTGATCCTGACCGGCGGCCGGCTCTACAAACATTCGATGGTGGCAACGGGCGCGGCAGCGGCAGCGGCGATCTCGCAGTTGCGCCCCGACCTGTTCTTCCTCGGCGTCACTGCCGCGCATCCGGTGCATGGGCTTTCCACCGGCGATTTCGAGGAGGCGGCAATCAAGCGGCATATCGCCGGCTGCGCGGCCGAAACGCATGTGCTGCTGACGGAGGAGAAATTCGATCTCGTCTCGCCCTGCCCTGTGCTTGGAATTTCCGAGGTGGCGGGATTGATCGTGCCGGCGGAGATGACGGCCGAGCGGCTGAAGCCCTATCGCGACCTCAACGGCGCGATCGCCGCAGCGTGA
- a CDS encoding GNAT family protein, producing the protein MSNVEKNMIIELTAYDFDALLNGAAPADTRLVPDSAIAPPDVLEMLARIAAEIGAEFTPSAWMIVEDGEIVGLCSIIRAPENGELHIGYGIVPGRERRGYVTRAIGELLEWARKDPRVRLVSADTGVENIASQRALERNGFIRTGERIDPEDGQVICWQASIA; encoded by the coding sequence ATGTCCAATGTCGAGAAGAATATGATCATCGAATTGACTGCTTATGATTTCGACGCGTTGCTGAACGGCGCCGCGCCCGCAGATACGCGCCTTGTTCCCGATAGCGCGATCGCCCCTCCGGATGTTCTGGAGATGCTGGCGAGGATCGCCGCGGAGATCGGCGCCGAATTTACCCCCTCCGCCTGGATGATTGTCGAGGATGGCGAGATCGTCGGACTGTGCTCCATCATCCGTGCGCCTGAGAACGGCGAACTCCACATAGGCTATGGGATTGTTCCGGGTCGCGAGCGGCGTGGATACGTCACGCGCGCTATCGGAGAATTGCTCGAATGGGCGCGGAAAGACCCGCGCGTTAGGCTCGTTTCGGCCGATACGGGCGTGGAAAACATCGCCTCGCAGCGTGCCCTTGAACGCAACGGATTTATCCGCACCGGCGAACGCATCGATCCGGAAGACGGTCAGGTGATTTGCTGGCAGGCATCGATCGCCTAA
- a CDS encoding phosphodiester glycosidase family protein, with protein MPAIRKILFGLLAILTVVIVVSAGWLWQVAGVYGFNTVLRRGGTYWVKVKPDDERLSASMRLALSPVIPAVLPGPLVWQEPETGFEVAELPVLADGREVDRIFLSRIDPARFRFVTRNAAAGDTGIDEWEKALPNAVLIVNGSYYDMHGRPDTPFISEGIAMGPQQYDAKAGAFIAGKDAADIRDLTHQDWRVAFAGASNAMVSYPLLIGDDGQTHVNVKSRWLANRTFVARDDLGRIVIGTTKDAFFSLDRLAEFLKTSPLNLKVALNLDGGPLACRSVRLNDYRQKFYARWEAQVDDDSVNLLSWPISEANWAMPMVLTVERK; from the coding sequence GTGCCAGCAATTCGAAAAATCCTGTTCGGACTCCTAGCAATTTTAACGGTCGTCATTGTCGTCAGCGCCGGCTGGCTCTGGCAGGTCGCGGGTGTTTATGGTTTCAACACCGTCCTGCGGCGCGGTGGAACCTATTGGGTCAAAGTCAAACCGGACGACGAGCGCCTTTCCGCCTCCATGCGGTTGGCGTTGAGCCCGGTAATCCCGGCCGTTTTGCCCGGGCCGCTGGTCTGGCAAGAGCCGGAGACGGGCTTCGAAGTGGCGGAGCTGCCGGTTCTTGCCGATGGCCGCGAGGTCGACCGGATCTTTCTCAGCAGAATTGACCCGGCCCGCTTTCGATTCGTCACCCGTAATGCGGCTGCGGGCGATACCGGCATCGACGAATGGGAAAAGGCTTTGCCCAACGCAGTGCTCATCGTCAACGGCAGCTATTATGACATGCATGGCAGGCCCGACACGCCGTTCATCAGCGAGGGTATTGCGATGGGGCCCCAGCAATATGACGCGAAGGCCGGCGCCTTCATTGCCGGCAAAGACGCTGCCGATATCCGCGATCTGACCCATCAAGATTGGCGGGTCGCCTTTGCCGGCGCGTCGAACGCCATGGTTTCCTATCCGCTCCTGATCGGCGACGACGGGCAGACTCATGTGAATGTGAAAAGCCGCTGGCTCGCCAACCGAACCTTCGTCGCCAGGGACGATTTGGGGCGTATCGTCATCGGCACGACAAAGGACGCGTTCTTTTCCCTCGACCGGCTGGCAGAGTTTCTGAAGACCTCGCCGCTCAATCTCAAGGTGGCCCTCAATCTCGACGGCGGTCCTCTCGCCTGCCGAAGTGTCCGGCTGAATGACTATCGGCAAAAATTCTACGCTAGATGGGAAGCTCAGGTGGACGACGACAGCGTAAACCTGCTCAGCTGGCCGATTTCCGAGGCCAATTGGGCCATGCCGATGGTACTGACGGTCGAGCGGAAGTAG
- a CDS encoding glutathione S-transferase N-terminal domain-containing protein: MLTLYYAAGTCALASLIALEESGLAFETRKLSFANGEQRSPDYLQINPKGRVPALVTERGVLTETPAILSFIAESAPDAKLAPLGDAFELARLQAFSSYLCSTVHVNHAHRPRGSRWADDQAAIEAMKAKVPENMADCFTLIEETMFKGPWAMGEAYSLADPYLFVMTGWLPADGVDPDRFAKVSDHHARMLQRPAVQRALAYDRG, encoded by the coding sequence ATGCTGACATTGTACTACGCGGCAGGAACCTGCGCGCTCGCAAGCCTTATTGCCCTGGAAGAATCAGGCCTCGCCTTCGAAACAAGAAAGCTCAGCTTCGCCAATGGCGAGCAGCGCTCGCCGGACTATCTGCAGATCAACCCGAAGGGCCGTGTGCCCGCCCTTGTCACCGAGCGCGGCGTGCTCACGGAAACCCCGGCAATCCTCAGTTTTATCGCTGAAAGCGCGCCGGACGCCAAACTGGCGCCGCTCGGCGATGCCTTCGAATTGGCAAGGCTGCAGGCCTTCAGCAGCTATCTCTGTTCGACGGTGCATGTGAACCATGCCCATCGCCCGCGCGGCTCTCGCTGGGCCGACGATCAGGCGGCGATCGAGGCGATGAAGGCGAAAGTGCCTGAGAATATGGCGGATTGTTTCACCCTGATCGAAGAGACGATGTTCAAAGGCCCCTGGGCGATGGGCGAGGCCTATTCGCTCGCCGATCCCTATCTCTTCGTGATGACAGGCTGGCTGCCCGCCGACGGCGTCGACCCCGACCGCTTCGCAAAGGTCAGCGACCATCACGCCCGCATGCTGCAGCGCCCGGCCGTCCAGCGGGCGCTGGCCTACGATCGAGGCTGA
- a CDS encoding DUF4406 domain-containing protein: MLILIAGPYRSGTGDDPDKMAANLKRLEQPSHALFVAGHVPMIGEWLALPIWHAAGGKSVGDALYEEIFHPVAGRLLQLCEGVLRLPGDSKGADNDVRICRERGIPVWHRLEDVPGCG, translated from the coding sequence ATGTTGATTTTGATTGCCGGCCCGTATCGGTCCGGAACCGGCGACGACCCGGATAAAATGGCCGCCAACTTGAAGCGGCTGGAGCAACCCTCGCACGCACTGTTTGTCGCCGGCCACGTGCCGATGATCGGCGAATGGTTGGCCCTGCCGATCTGGCACGCCGCCGGCGGCAAGTCGGTCGGGGACGCGCTTTACGAGGAGATTTTCCACCCAGTCGCCGGCCGGCTGCTGCAGCTCTGCGAAGGCGTGCTGCGCCTGCCGGGCGATTCCAAGGGGGCGGATAACGACGTGCGCATCTGCAGGGAGCGCGGCATCCCGGTCTGGCATCGGCTGGAAGACGTGCCGGGCTGCGGCTGA
- a CDS encoding class I SAM-dependent methyltransferase, with protein MVDVKLHADRFLRKVSPSYRVKRKHQAEIAHWKDELLRLSQWFRDSSVDWWGIKPPNEQQKLKNSDLWEVNAVMTMHSVRPSYHEELRLAKDEFVGKRVLEIGSGPLAPLLQFENCERHCIDPLVNMYLEAGWPLFAYDAKFISTGGERLPYPDEYFDVAISVNALDHVDDFERVASEMQRVLKRGGKLYIEVEYHAPTVAEPIVLDDKRVIDAFASCRMHIAIKRSGKEMFTTLAERYGLLKNQFERFDKEVFVTFHGVKQ; from the coding sequence ATGGTAGATGTCAAGCTTCATGCCGACCGCTTTTTGCGCAAGGTCAGCCCATCTTACCGCGTGAAGAGAAAACACCAAGCTGAGATCGCGCACTGGAAAGACGAGTTGCTTCGCTTGTCTCAATGGTTTCGCGACAGCTCTGTAGACTGGTGGGGTATTAAGCCACCAAACGAGCAACAAAAGTTAAAAAATTCCGATCTCTGGGAAGTGAATGCCGTAATGACGATGCATTCCGTACGGCCAAGCTACCACGAAGAATTGCGCCTTGCGAAAGATGAATTTGTTGGCAAGCGAGTACTGGAAATTGGAAGCGGCCCTCTCGCGCCATTGCTGCAATTCGAGAACTGCGAGCGTCATTGTATCGATCCACTCGTCAACATGTATTTGGAAGCAGGTTGGCCGCTGTTTGCATATGACGCGAAATTCATTTCAACCGGCGGTGAACGTCTTCCATATCCTGATGAATATTTTGATGTAGCAATTTCAGTCAACGCACTCGATCACGTGGATGATTTCGAACGGGTTGCCTCGGAAATGCAACGCGTTCTGAAGCGAGGGGGAAAACTTTATATCGAAGTTGAGTATCACGCGCCAACGGTCGCGGAGCCAATCGTTCTCGACGATAAGAGAGTGATTGATGCTTTTGCAAGCTGCAGAATGCATATAGCGATTAAGCGCTCGGGCAAAGAAATGTTCACAACATTGGCTGAAAGATACGGATTGTTGAAGAACCAATTCGAGCGATTTGACAAAGAAGTGTTTGTTACTTTTCACGGCGTCAAGCAATAG
- a CDS encoding glutathione S-transferase family protein, whose amino-acid sequence MTITITAFERSPDRGRGLARDMRVRWALEEAGEPYEVRLVSFKTMKEPAHLALHPFGQIPTYEEGDLTLFESGAIVFHIAERHAELLPADTNARARAVTWMFAALNTVEPPIFERSLATILERDEPWYEQRLRALEDSICKRLGSLSARLGDADWLDGAFSAGDLLMVTVLLRAQASGLLEEYPNLAAYVARGEARPAYQRAFAAQLAVFTAASAG is encoded by the coding sequence ATGACAATTACTATTACCGCCTTTGAACGCTCGCCCGATCGCGGCCGGGGTCTGGCGCGTGACATGCGCGTTCGCTGGGCGCTCGAGGAAGCGGGCGAGCCTTACGAGGTTCGTCTCGTTTCGTTCAAGACGATGAAGGAGCCCGCGCATTTGGCGCTTCATCCTTTCGGGCAGATTCCGACCTATGAAGAAGGCGATCTCACTCTGTTCGAGTCCGGCGCGATCGTGTTCCATATCGCCGAGCGCCATGCGGAACTGCTGCCGGCGGATACGAATGCCCGGGCACGCGCTGTCACGTGGATGTTTGCCGCGCTCAACACAGTAGAGCCACCGATCTTCGAGCGCAGCCTCGCCACAATCCTCGAGCGCGACGAACCCTGGTACGAGCAGCGCCTGCGTGCTCTCGAAGACAGCATCTGCAAACGGCTGGGGAGCCTTTCCGCTCGCCTTGGCGATGCCGACTGGCTCGATGGCGCATTCAGCGCCGGCGACTTGCTGATGGTGACGGTGCTGCTCAGGGCGCAAGCATCGGGTCTATTGGAGGAATATCCAAACCTTGCCGCCTATGTCGCCCGCGGCGAAGCCCGGCCGGCCTATCAGCGTGCTTTCGCGGCCCAGCTGGCGGTGTTCACCGCTGCATCGGCCGGCTGA
- a CDS encoding metalloregulator ArsR/SmtB family transcription factor, with protein sequence MRQSPANRILILIKTEGPQLGAAIGDALGISGEAARQQLAKLAEQGLVEPVTVGATGRGRPRQLWHLTASGNRQFPDGHAELAAGLLGTLVEQLGPAALDTVISAREAETLQRYRQELESVGDLAARIAGLAAIRTREGYMADSWGEADGSFMLVENHCPICAAATACAGFCRSELETFRAALGADVERSEHILLGARRCAYRITPR encoded by the coding sequence ATGCGCCAGTCCCCCGCCAACCGGATCCTGATCCTGATAAAGACCGAAGGCCCGCAGCTTGGCGCCGCGATCGGCGATGCGCTCGGCATTTCAGGCGAGGCTGCCCGCCAGCAGCTCGCCAAGCTGGCGGAGCAGGGGCTGGTGGAGCCGGTCACCGTCGGCGCCACGGGCCGGGGTCGGCCGCGTCAGCTCTGGCATCTCACCGCCAGCGGCAACCGCCAATTCCCCGACGGCCATGCCGAATTGGCCGCCGGCCTGCTCGGCACGCTGGTCGAACAGCTTGGCCCCGCAGCCCTCGACACCGTCATCTCCGCCCGCGAGGCGGAGACGTTGCAGCGCTATCGGCAGGAACTGGAAAGTGTCGGCGACCTTGCCGCGCGTATCGCAGGCCTGGCCGCTATCCGCACCCGCGAGGGCTATATGGCCGACAGTTGGGGCGAGGCGGACGGCTCGTTCATGCTGGTCGAAAACCACTGCCCGATCTGCGCGGCGGCCACCGCCTGCGCCGGCTTCTGCCGCTCGGAACTCGAAACCTTCCGCGCCGCCCTCGGCGCCGACGTCGAGCGCAGCGAACACATCCTGCTCGGCGCCCGCCGCTGCGCCTATCGCATCACGCCGCGTTGA
- a CDS encoding glutathione S-transferase family protein, whose amino-acid sequence MLTIYGVYRSRASRVYWMAEELGLEFRSVPVLQARRLADPLASEAPLNTHSPDFSAVNPMSQIPSIRDGEFVMHESLAINLYLARKHGGPLSGKTVEEDGLLTMWSIWAASQVEPETVKIVLTYDNGLENSDEGKQVIAAACRALRRPLAALENHLAGREWIVGDRFTVADLNIAEVLRYAQSEEAVFNAHPNIKAWIERCQSRQAYKAMQAGRSLEPAEA is encoded by the coding sequence ATGCTGACAATCTACGGAGTTTATCGATCGCGCGCCTCGCGCGTCTACTGGATGGCGGAGGAGCTTGGGCTGGAGTTCCGGTCGGTGCCGGTGCTGCAAGCCAGGCGGCTCGCAGACCCGCTGGCATCAGAGGCGCCCCTCAACACGCACTCCCCGGATTTTAGTGCGGTCAACCCGATGTCACAGATCCCCAGCATCAGGGATGGCGAGTTCGTCATGCACGAGTCGCTGGCGATCAATCTCTACCTCGCCCGTAAACATGGCGGTCCGCTTTCCGGGAAAACCGTCGAAGAAGACGGTTTGTTGACGATGTGGTCGATCTGGGCCGCCTCGCAGGTCGAGCCGGAGACGGTAAAGATCGTTCTGACCTATGATAACGGCCTGGAAAACAGCGATGAGGGCAAGCAGGTGATCGCCGCCGCCTGCCGCGCGCTGCGCCGGCCGCTTGCGGCTCTCGAAAACCACCTTGCCGGCAGGGAATGGATCGTCGGCGACCGCTTCACTGTTGCCGATCTCAATATCGCCGAGGTGCTGCGCTACGCCCAGAGCGAGGAGGCCGTTTTCAACGCACATCCCAATATCAAGGCGTGGATCGAGCGCTGCCAGTCTCGCCAGGCCTATAAGGCGATGCAGGCGGGCCGCAGCCTGGAGCCGGCCGAGGCCTGA
- a CDS encoding asparaginase: MNNPVTVEVTRGLLVESRHRGAVAVVDGDGKLVFSLGDIDAAVFPRSACKAMQALPLVESGAADAYGFGDKELALACASHNGEDEHVALAASMLSRAGRNADVLECGAHWSFHQKTLIHQARTLDAPTALHNNCSGKHAGFICACCHQDVDPRGYVGYQHPLQVEIRAAMESLSGAVLGAESCGTDGCSIPTYAVPLRSLAHGFAKMATGVGLEPLRAKASRRLVEACMAEPFYVAGSGRACTTLMQIAPGRIFVKTGAEGVFCAAIPEKGIAIALKCEDGTTRAAEAMVAATLARFFEAEEKVHAALMAHAATSMRNWNGIHVGDVRVTSALAG; the protein is encoded by the coding sequence ATGAACAATCCCGTCACCGTCGAAGTCACCCGCGGCCTGCTCGTCGAAAGTCGCCATCGCGGCGCGGTGGCTGTCGTCGATGGCGACGGCAAGCTTGTCTTCTCGCTGGGCGATATCGACGCCGCCGTCTTCCCGCGTTCGGCCTGCAAGGCGATGCAGGCGCTGCCGCTGGTCGAAAGCGGAGCAGCCGATGCTTACGGTTTCGGTGACAAGGAATTGGCGCTGGCCTGCGCTTCGCACAATGGCGAGGACGAGCATGTAGCGCTTGCCGCGTCGATGCTGTCGCGCGCCGGCCGAAATGCCGACGTGCTGGAATGCGGCGCCCATTGGTCGTTCCACCAGAAAACCCTCATCCATCAGGCCCGCACGCTCGATGCGCCGACCGCGCTGCACAACAATTGCTCGGGAAAACATGCCGGCTTCATCTGCGCCTGCTGCCACCAGGACGTCGATCCGAGAGGCTATGTCGGCTACCAGCATCCGCTGCAAGTCGAGATCCGCGCGGCGATGGAAAGCCTGAGCGGCGCCGTGCTTGGCGCCGAGAGCTGCGGCACCGACGGCTGCTCGATCCCGACCTATGCCGTGCCGCTCAGGAGCCTAGCCCACGGCTTTGCCAAAATGGCGACCGGCGTCGGTCTGGAGCCCTTACGCGCCAAGGCATCTCGCCGCCTGGTCGAGGCCTGCATGGCCGAGCCCTTCTATGTCGCGGGCTCCGGCCGCGCCTGCACCACGTTGATGCAGATCGCCCCCGGTCGCATCTTCGTCAAAACCGGCGCCGAGGGCGTTTTCTGCGCCGCCATCCCGGAAAAGGGCATCGCCATTGCGCTGAAATGCGAGGATGGTACCACCCGCGCAGCCGAAGCCATGGTGGCGGCGACACTCGCCCGCTTCTTCGAGGCCGAAGAGAAGGTGCATGCCGCCCTGATGGCCCATGCCGCAACGTCGATGCGCAATTGGAACGGCATTCATGTCGGCGATGTCAGGGTCACTTCCGCCTTGGCCGGATGA
- a CDS encoding LysR substrate-binding domain-containing protein, with translation MKNLNTVHINGLRALEVVGRLGSLQAAADELGVSVGAVSQQVIKAEAQLGQVIFERTARGMIATAAGRPVLLALNEGFARLSAAVSIASRKDDTILTISVAPVFAARWLVYRLDRFAERHPDIKLRLDATTNLVNPALCDVDIGIRVGTGNWPDVKAELLLEQEIFPVCSPEMAARLQEPADILALPAVVDGRAMFTWEVWMREAGLSGATPATRHVFNDASLCLDAAIAGQGVMLAWQTLGAFALAEGRLAAPFGIRARTGFGHYFVTAEGTREPKKVRDFKAWIREEMTGTQALFR, from the coding sequence ATGAAGAACCTCAACACGGTCCATATCAACGGCCTCAGGGCGCTCGAAGTCGTCGGTCGTCTGGGCTCGCTGCAGGCGGCCGCCGACGAGCTCGGCGTCTCGGTCGGCGCCGTCAGCCAGCAAGTAATCAAGGCCGAAGCCCAGCTCGGTCAGGTGATCTTCGAGCGCACCGCCAGGGGAATGATCGCCACCGCAGCCGGCCGGCCCGTGCTGCTCGCGCTCAACGAGGGTTTTGCCCGTCTTTCGGCGGCGGTGTCGATCGCAAGCCGCAAGGACGATACGATCCTGACCATCTCGGTGGCGCCGGTTTTCGCCGCCCGCTGGCTCGTCTACAGGCTCGATCGCTTCGCCGAGCGTCATCCCGATATCAAGCTGCGGCTGGATGCAACGACCAATCTCGTCAACCCGGCGCTTTGCGATGTCGATATCGGCATCCGCGTCGGCACCGGCAATTGGCCTGATGTGAAGGCCGAACTGCTGCTGGAGCAGGAGATCTTTCCGGTCTGTTCGCCTGAGATGGCGGCGAGATTGCAAGAGCCAGCCGATATCCTGGCGCTGCCTGCCGTCGTCGACGGCCGCGCCATGTTCACCTGGGAGGTCTGGATGCGCGAGGCGGGGCTGTCAGGCGCGACACCCGCGACCCGCCACGTCTTCAACGATGCCTCGCTCTGCCTCGATGCGGCGATCGCCGGGCAGGGCGTCATGCTTGCCTGGCAGACCCTGGGCGCCTTTGCGCTCGCCGAAGGCCGGCTCGCTGCCCCCTTCGGCATTCGCGCCCGAACCGGCTTCGGCCATTACTTCGTCACTGCCGAAGGCACGCGCGAGCCGAAGAAGGTCAGGGATTTCAAAGCCTGGATCCGCGAGGAAATGACCGGCACGCAGGCGCTGTTCCGGTAA
- a CDS encoding MFS transporter codes for MSSTFSLILRDKRIRIPAVTLVALAFTYASTAPYQSIIGINELGLSNGTYSALIFFSAIVNVTTSLALGIWSDRLKERRPLVLGLSVAGMLGFGSIAIFHSPAVFIVSTLLLVPMSNSTYSLLFASLRARTNQMDRGQAAGITATVRALFSGSWALAPGMIGLYLVNSPSMTPAYGIAAFASLTCFCLYFFFAPGNGTAGPAPDQPGFLASLKRIFMPSVLSRVIVMALLFGLQRLNSMLLPLIITHAADGSVVDVGFVAGLTAFLEMPFMMMWGMAQRRFRTVHVLAFGALIYCAYLLLLGFASAPWHIYALLLLNACGAAAILSVPITYLQDLIADRPGLGTSLISLNTFIGTGIAAGLFAFGTAITDYSGTAFVGAAAGLASIGVLLYLESAGRQARQPA; via the coding sequence ATGTCATCCACCTTTTCCTTGATCCTGCGCGATAAGCGGATCCGCATTCCGGCCGTGACGCTCGTCGCGCTCGCCTTCACCTATGCTTCGACCGCGCCCTATCAGTCGATCATCGGGATCAACGAACTGGGCTTGAGCAACGGCACCTATTCGGCGCTGATCTTCTTCTCGGCGATCGTCAACGTCACCACAAGCCTGGCGCTCGGCATCTGGTCTGACAGGCTGAAAGAGCGGCGGCCACTGGTGCTGGGGCTTTCCGTCGCCGGCATGCTCGGCTTCGGGTCGATCGCGATCTTTCACAGCCCTGCCGTCTTCATCGTCTCGACGCTGTTGCTGGTGCCGATGAGCAATTCCACCTATTCGCTGCTGTTTGCCAGCCTGCGCGCCAGAACCAACCAGATGGATCGCGGCCAGGCGGCCGGCATCACCGCAACGGTGCGGGCGCTGTTTTCCGGCTCGTGGGCGCTGGCGCCGGGGATGATCGGCCTTTATCTTGTCAATTCGCCGTCGATGACGCCGGCCTACGGGATCGCCGCCTTCGCAAGCCTTACCTGTTTCTGCCTGTATTTCTTCTTCGCGCCCGGAAACGGCACGGCCGGTCCCGCCCCCGATCAGCCGGGGTTCCTGGCATCGCTGAAGCGGATCTTCATGCCCTCGGTGCTTTCACGCGTCATCGTCATGGCGCTGCTCTTCGGGCTGCAGCGGTTAAACAGCATGCTCCTGCCGCTGATCATCACCCATGCGGCAGATGGAAGCGTGGTCGATGTCGGCTTCGTCGCCGGGCTGACGGCCTTTCTCGAAATGCCGTTCATGATGATGTGGGGCATGGCGCAGCGGCGGTTCCGCACCGTGCATGTGCTCGCCTTCGGCGCGCTGATCTACTGCGCCTATCTGCTGCTGCTCGGATTTGCCTCGGCACCCTGGCACATCTACGCGCTGCTCCTCCTCAACGCCTGCGGGGCGGCGGCAATCCTCAGCGTGCCGATCACCTATTTGCAGGACCTGATCGCAGACCGGCCAGGGCTCGGCACCTCGCTGATCTCGCTCAACACCTTCATCGGCACCGGCATTGCCGCCGGGCTCTTCGCCTTCGGCACTGCGATCACCGATTATTCCGGCACCGCCTTCGTCGGCGCTGCCGCCGGTCTCGCGTCGATCGGGGTCTTGCTCTATCTCGAAAGCGCCGGGCGCCAGGCGCGGCAGCCGGCCTGA